A genome region from Penicillium psychrofluorescens genome assembly, chromosome: 3 includes the following:
- a CDS encoding uncharacterized protein (ID:PFLUO_004695-T1.cds;~source:funannotate), with translation MRGVMVALFAYWVNIGSILGAVVDNYTQSRMGPLSYRIPLSCLYVVPTLLFIALFFVPESPRWLLHRGKEEPARRALEKLRGSAFANVPSAFSSDAQRSSTEETASVGSASVVPSLLELEWAEMVKGVEEEKRTQSNVAAVHMFKGVDLRRTLLCYGIIACQTASGVWFLIGYQTYFYTVCGISRAFEFSIMNTCFGFLGVNVGMFAIRHLLGRRAILMLGAMACGLCQLASAIAATVSPNTLPTGQTLVAFTALFMFFYNGCVGAASYPVATELVSSRLRAWTVGTATSLGYLLAWLTNFCTPYFINPEHLDWGAQYGYIWAASNFLCVLFFYFLMPEMKGRSLEELDEIFAAEVPARKFQSYQCLIREAARLDAVDAIHAKAPVDQRGEND, from the exons ATGCGCGGTGTGATGGTTGCGCTTTTCGCATATTGGGTCAATATCGGAAGTATTCTGGGTGCTGTCGTCGACAATTATACCCAATCCCGTATGGGTCCCTTATCATATCGCATTCCCCTGTCCTGTTTGTATGTTGTCCCGACACTACTGTTCATTGCCTTGTTTTTTGTTCCCGAAAGTCCACGGTGGCTTCTGCACCGTGGAAAGGAGGAACCCGCGAGAAGAGCACTAGAGAAACTAAGAGGGAGTGCTTTCGCAAATGTACCCTCTGCGTTTTCAAGTGACGCTCAGCGAAGTAGCACGGAAGAAACTGCGAGTGTCGGAAGTGCGTCGGTTGTGCCTTCATTATTGGAGCTAGAGTGGGCCGAGATGGTCAAAGgtgtcgaagaggaaaagcGAACACAGAGCAATGTTGCTGCAGTGCATATGTTCAAAG GTGTCGACCTTCGCCGAACACTGCTGTGCTATGGCATTATTGCCTGCCAAACCGCATCTGGCGTTTGGTTCCTAATCGGTTATCAGACGTATTTCTATACTGTATGTGGCATCTCGCGAGCGTTCGAGTTCTCGATTATGAACACTTGCTTCGGCTTCCTGGGCGTCAACGTCGGCATGTTTGCCATTCGCCACCTGCTCGGTCGGCGCGCCATCCTGATGCTGGGAGCAATGGCATGCGGATTATGCCAATTAGCAAGTGCCATCGCGGCGACTGTTAGCCCGAACACTTTACCCACAGGTCAGACGCTGGTGGCATTCACGGCGCTATTCATGTTCTTCTATAATGGCTGTGTCGGCGCAGCTAGCTACCCAGTCGCAACGGAGCTGGTCAGCTCACGATTGCGTGCGTGGACGGTGGGTACAGCCACGTCATTGGGATACCTGCTAGCATGGCTAACCAACTTTTGTACACCGTATTTCATCAACCCCGAGCATCTTGATTGG GGCGCTCAGTACGGATATATCTGGGCTGCATCTAATTTCCTTTGCGTCCTATTTTTCTATTTCCTCATGCCAGAGATGAAGGGTCGGTCTCTAGAAGAGCTAGACGAAATTTTTGCAGCTGAGGTGCCAGCCCGCAAGTTCCAGTCTTACCAATGCCTTATCAGAGAGGCCGCGAGACTTGACGCTGTTGATGCAATCCATGCAAAGGCCCCTGTCGATCAAAGGGGTGAGAACGACTGA
- a CDS encoding uncharacterized protein (ID:PFLUO_004696-T1.cds;~source:funannotate), producing the protein MVVFSELGAGQSNLVNMYYGDRWRLHRKVTHMGVGLQQVRNYRGFQNDESKVVAFDLLREPKEYVKHFERYATSVVSIIGFGRRVATFTDPIITEVIAWMQRAAELNVPGKTFPMLMESFPFLAKFPTWMAPWKHGLGRGQGRGTPFFYALAEEAAKNPDARQCYAKRIFDESPKHNLSKLEISSLTGNLFGAGSDTSSSTLVTFVLACCAFPEALPKAWEELDRVVGPHRSPTFDDEPNLPHVKAFVKEVLRWRSVAIIGGQPHAPIRDDHYKGWLIPKNTWVQGNVWAIHHHEREFPDPDRFNPDRYIKGSSDSRPFPGEKGYMTFGWGRRVCSGQGLAEQGTFITVARLLWGFRIEKALDERGREIPVDIFDYTNGLNMRPNPFQCRITPRSPEICATIEREGQKALENLSPYEGKTRYRMSTYYATKKL; encoded by the exons ATGGTGGTCTTCAGCGAGCTTGGCGCAGGCCAGTCGAATCTAGTCAACATGTACTACGGTGACCGGTGGCGGCTGCATCGGAAAGTGACGCATATGGGAGTTGGGCTGCAGCAGGTCCGGAATTATCGCGGGTTCCAAAATGACGAGAGCAAGGTCGTTGCATTTGATCTTTTGCGCGAGCCGAAGGAGTACGTGAAGCACTTTGAGCGCTATGCTACCAGCGTAGTTTCGATTATTGGATTTGGGAGACGGGTTGCTACCTTTACGGATCCGATTATCACAGAGGTTATCGCTTGGATGCAGCGTGCTGCTGAGTTGAATGTGCCTGGGAAGACGTTTCCTATGCTGATGGAGTCGTTTCCTT TCCTGGCAAAGTTCCCAACTTGGATGGCACCCTGGAAGCACGGTCTGGGACGCGGTCAAGGCCGCGGCACGCCATTTTTCTACGCTCTGGCTGAAGAGGCAGCCAAAAACCCCGACGCACGGCAATGCTACGCGAAGCGTATATTTGACGAATCACCCAAACACAACCTCTCAAAATTGGAGATCTCCTCCCTGACAGGGAATCTATTCGGAGCAGGTAGTGACACCTCCAGCTCAACGCTTGTTACGTTCGTGCTAGCCTGCTGTGCATTTCCAGAAGCACTCCCCAAAGCATGGGAAGAGCTGGACCGCGTGGTTGGACCACATCGCAGCCCGACATTCGATGACGAACCGAATCTGCCGCACGTTAAAGCTTTCGTGAAAGAAGTGCTGCGGTGGAGATCTGTTGCGATTATTGGAGGGCAGCCGCATGCGCCTATCAGGGATGATCACTACAAG GGATGGCTGATTCCCAAAAACACTTGGGTCCAGGGTAACGTGTGGGCGATCCACCATCACGAACGGGAGTTCCCTGATCCGGATCGGTTCAATCCAGATCGGTACATCAAGGGAAGTTCAGATAGCCGTCCCTTCCCCGGAGAGAAAGGATACATGACCTTTGGCTGGGGGCGGAGAGTGTGCAGCGGTCAAGGACTGGCGGAGCAGGGCACCTTCATCACTGTGGCGCGCTTACTTTGGGGATTCCGGATCGAGAAAGCTCTAGATGAGCGAGGCAGAGAGATCCCAGTGGATATATTTGACTATAC GAATGGTCTCAACATGCGACCCAATCCGTTCCAATGCCGGATCACACCCCGCAGCCCCGAAATCTGTGCCACAATCGAAAGAGAGGGCCAGAAGGCACTCGAGAATTTATCTCCATACGAAGGCAAGACTCGATACCGCATGAGTACCTATTACGCCACCAAGAAACTTTAG
- a CDS encoding uncharacterized protein (ID:PFLUO_004697-T1.cds;~source:funannotate), which produces MLDSAGIGGMAAALTLGLRGHRVIVLEAAPKLMEVGAGIQVSPNMLRLFDRWGVSELIHAHDVALEHIRVRRWQDGSLLCTVPMNKTFGQQVVVHRADLHNALIAKALELDNVTLREDSFVTDVRFSPASVTLASGTVIRGDVIIGADGIKSTVREHLLQDPSIKAIATGDAAYRIILPRSIMEKDPELKTLIDEPQATRWVGPGRHIVAYPVRKHELYNVVLLHPDRQEAEESWTTKGSKQAMVDNYEGWDSNVRKLIDLVHDDEVLEWKLCLHRPLRTWIRGPVALLGDACHPMLPYVAQGAAQAVEDAAALGVVLSSIKSHEDIPLALQVYEKSRKQRAETVQQSGSENRVTLHLPDGPEQQARDEQFRASASGTNPDKWTDRETQEFLWGWDAEKAALDAWEELQDDVNVNANL; this is translated from the exons ATGTTGGATAGTGCTG GCATCGGCGGCATGGCTGCGGCCCTGACGTTGGGGTTGCGAGGGCATCGTGTGATAGTCTTGGAAGCAGCGCCAAAG CTCATGGAAGTGGGAGCTGGGATACAAGTCTCGCCAAATATGCTGCGCCTTTTTGACC GATGGGGCGTCTCGGAGCTGATCCACGCCCACGATGTGGCACTGGAGCACATTCGCGTACGTCGATGGCAAGACGGTAGCCTCCTATGTACAGTGCCAATGAACAAGACGTTCGGGCAACAAGTGGTCGTGCACCGCGCAGACCTGCACAACGCCCTAATCGCCAAAGCATTGGAACTCGACAACGTGACGCTGCGCGAGGACTCCTTTGTCACAGATGTACGATTCAGTCCTGCCTCCGTGACACTAGCCAGCGGGACAGTTATCCGCGGCGATGTGATCATTGGCGCAGACGGGATCAAGTCCACCGTCCGCGAGCACCTGCTCCAGGACCCATCGATTAAAGCAATTGCCACCGGTGACGCAGCGTACCGGATTATCTTGCCGCGGAGCATTATGGAGAAGGATCCGGAGTTGAAGACGCTCATTGACGAGCCGCAGGCGACGAGGTGGGTGGGCCCTGGACGGCATATTGTCGCGTACCCAGTGCGCAAGCATGAGCTGTACAACGTTGTGCTGCTTCATCCGGATAGACAGGAAGCCGAGGAGTCTTGGACGACTAAGGGGTCGAAGCAAGCCATGGTTGATAATTACGAAGGGTGGGATTCAAACGTACGGAAGCTCATTGATttggtccatgatgatgaagtGCTCGAGTGGAAATTGTGTCTGCATCGCCCTCTGAGGACATGGATCCGAGGGCCTGTGGCTTTGCTTGGTGATGCGTGTCATCCAATGCT ACCGTATGTCGCACAGGGCGCCGCGCAGGCAGTcgaagatgccgccgcgCTCGGCGTTGTATTGTCGTCTATCAAATCTCACGAAGACATTCCACTGGCTTTGCAAGTGTATGAGAAGTCACGAAAACAGCGCGCAGAGACCGTGCAACAATCGGGCTCTGAGAATCGGGTCACATTACATTTGCCCGATGGCCCAGAGCAGCAGGCGCGCGATGAGCAATTCCGCGCGTCTGCCAGCGGGACAAACCCGGATAAGTGGACAGATCGGGAGACCCAGGAATTCTTGTGGGGCTGGGATGCTGAGAAAGCAGCTTTGGATGCATGGGAAG AACTGCAAGACGACGTCAACGTCAACGCCAATCTGTGA